The following coding sequences are from one Streptomyces sp. NBC_00536 window:
- a CDS encoding lamin tail domain-containing protein, whose translation MRTHWRGRIRFAAVFLSLLGLALPGAPASASASISASAPAQSAVRINEVESSGGSPGDWVELVNTGTVAVDLSGWIVKDNDDSHTYRISTGTSLAPGAFLALDVEASYGLGSSDAARLFLADGSTLVDSYTWTAHATTTYGRCPDGTGAFTTTTAPTKGAANACGTASGSAWPGGSAVTIADGSNVFGTNLSGLSFESAGVLWAVDNGPGRLYRLVPGGAAWGPDPSGGWASGKALRYANGSGDPDAEGVVATPDGLFVATERDNGNSSTSMPKILRFDTASSASTLNATGEWNLTPDLPTLPANAGPEGIAWIPDTFLTARGFRDEHTGAAYDPAAYPGHGSGLFFTGVEANGTVYAYALDLSGGGYTRVATFAGGFPAVMDLEFEPATGHLWAACDDSCQGRTSTLDINAQGRFAVTHTYDRPTGMPNYNNEGFAIAPQSTCAGGHKPVIWSDDTNDGGHALRAGTLNCTP comes from the coding sequence TTGCGTACTCACTGGCGTGGACGGATCCGCTTCGCCGCCGTCTTCCTGTCCCTCCTCGGCCTCGCTCTGCCCGGCGCACCCGCTTCGGCTTCGGCTTCGATTTCGGCTTCGGCGCCGGCCCAGTCCGCGGTGCGGATCAACGAGGTCGAGTCGAGCGGCGGCAGCCCGGGCGACTGGGTCGAACTCGTCAACACCGGGACCGTCGCGGTCGATCTCTCCGGGTGGATCGTCAAGGACAACGACGACTCACACACCTACCGGATCTCCACCGGCACCTCGCTGGCCCCGGGCGCCTTCCTGGCACTGGACGTCGAGGCGTCGTACGGCCTGGGCAGTTCGGACGCGGCGCGGCTCTTCCTCGCGGACGGCTCGACCCTGGTGGACTCGTACACCTGGACCGCGCACGCCACCACCACCTACGGGCGGTGCCCGGACGGCACGGGCGCCTTCACCACCACCACCGCCCCGACCAAGGGCGCGGCGAACGCCTGCGGGACGGCCTCGGGTTCCGCGTGGCCGGGCGGTTCGGCGGTCACCATCGCGGACGGCTCGAACGTGTTCGGGACGAACCTCAGCGGCCTGTCGTTCGAGAGCGCGGGCGTGCTCTGGGCGGTGGACAACGGCCCGGGCAGGCTCTACCGGCTCGTGCCGGGCGGCGCGGCGTGGGGCCCCGACCCGTCCGGCGGCTGGGCGTCCGGCAAGGCCCTGCGCTACGCCAACGGCAGCGGTGACCCCGACGCCGAGGGCGTGGTCGCCACCCCCGACGGCCTGTTCGTCGCCACCGAGCGCGACAACGGCAACAGCTCCACCAGCATGCCGAAGATCCTGCGCTTCGACACCGCGTCCTCGGCGTCCACGCTGAACGCGACCGGCGAGTGGAACCTCACCCCGGACCTGCCCACCCTGCCCGCCAACGCGGGACCCGAGGGCATCGCGTGGATCCCGGACACCTTCCTGACCGCGCGCGGCTTCCGCGATGAGCACACGGGCGCCGCATACGACCCCGCCGCTTACCCGGGCCACGGCAGCGGCCTGTTCTTCACCGGAGTCGAGGCCAACGGCACCGTGTACGCCTACGCCCTCGACCTGTCCGGCGGCGGCTACACCCGCGTCGCCACCTTCGCCGGCGGTTTCCCCGCCGTGATGGACCTGGAGTTCGAGCCCGCCACCGGCCACCTGTGGGCGGCCTGCGACGACAGCTGCCAGGGCCGCACCTCGACCCTCGACATCAACGCCCAGGGGCGGTTCGCGGTCACCCACACCTACGACCGGCCCACCGGCATGCCCAACTACAACAACGAGGGCTTCGCCATCGCGCCCCAGAGCACCTGCGCCGGCGGCCACAAGCCGGTCATCTGGTCCGATGACACCAACGACGGCGGCCACGCACTCCGCGCGGGCACCCTGAACTGCACCCCCTGA
- a CDS encoding acyl-CoA reductase, whose amino-acid sequence MTVTQTETEQHFWQGAFIGDAEAGRRLAGLPDAVEAALGTVLETETVLAACDALATALRDPAHPVRARLAAHLPEGEDTAVLAELGAALDRRELTRKLRRELGGATPGRLNRADPRETVYEAWAPVGLVAHIAPGNAATVAPLSLVEGLLAGNVNVLKTSSADTLLTQHVMAELADLDPSGALAARVVVLRFPSSRQEWLRLMCAPADAVAVWGGEGAVAGMAAHVPPGCRLVEWGHRISFAYLTRDAWSDAGTLDALAHDVCLYEQQACSSPQVVYLDTEDVQEVFAFAERFASVLAAARPPAAPASAGAADPAEDAELTTTELMARLEEHLGLTRVFAAPDGSWRVMADTRSPLTASPLHRSVWVKPLPRKRLIATLRPMRRYLQTAGLAGSRTDIAELSRTALAAGVTRVTPVGAMLESYAGEPHDGVYALQRYSRRVAVQADPDRFATTACLDDLARPVVLPPPAGPLLGKEDVQERGHDELARSDAELFFRSGGSTGAPALSVFSYDDYDTQMHAAARGLLAAGYDPVGDRTANLFYCGAMYGSFISFFSVLERLGGVQLPLSAGPDHRATAQALIDHGADTLFGMPSYLWQLLHAEADALRAYGGLRKVFYGGEHFTAEQQRVLKADFGIEVIRSITYGSTDLGPLGYQCTESSGGVHHLHADLHTLEILDLAEDRPVSPGETGRLVFTTHARRGQQLGRYVIGDLGRELPGRCPCGRHAPRFELKGRTGDVMRVATYFLNLRRFLSLAEEEGGHRGELQIRLDATDVRERLTVRVERTASTDPERLREVFLAGYPELRSAVAERLLDLLVEAVDGPSLDRSPTSGKLLSVVDAR is encoded by the coding sequence GTGACCGTGACGCAGACCGAGACCGAACAGCACTTCTGGCAGGGCGCCTTCATCGGCGACGCCGAGGCCGGGCGGCGCCTCGCCGGGCTGCCGGACGCCGTCGAGGCAGCGCTGGGCACCGTACTGGAGACCGAGACCGTCCTGGCCGCCTGCGACGCCCTCGCCACCGCCCTGCGCGACCCCGCCCACCCGGTGCGCGCCCGGCTCGCCGCGCACCTGCCCGAGGGGGAGGACACGGCCGTCCTCGCCGAGCTGGGCGCCGCCCTCGACCGGCGGGAGCTGACCCGCAAGCTGCGCCGGGAACTCGGCGGCGCGACGCCGGGCCGGCTGAACCGGGCCGATCCGCGCGAGACGGTCTACGAGGCGTGGGCGCCCGTGGGCCTGGTCGCCCACATCGCCCCGGGCAACGCCGCGACGGTCGCTCCGCTGAGCCTCGTCGAGGGCCTGCTCGCCGGAAACGTCAATGTCCTGAAGACCAGCAGCGCCGACACCCTCCTGACCCAGCACGTGATGGCCGAGCTGGCGGACCTGGACCCCAGCGGCGCACTGGCCGCGCGCGTCGTCGTCCTGCGCTTCCCGTCCTCCCGGCAGGAGTGGCTGCGGCTGATGTGCGCGCCCGCGGACGCCGTCGCCGTCTGGGGCGGGGAGGGCGCCGTCGCGGGGATGGCGGCCCATGTGCCGCCCGGCTGCAGGCTGGTGGAGTGGGGGCACCGGATCTCCTTCGCGTACCTGACGCGCGACGCGTGGTCCGATGCGGGGACGCTCGACGCGCTCGCGCACGACGTGTGCCTGTACGAGCAGCAGGCGTGCTCCAGCCCCCAGGTGGTCTACCTCGACACCGAGGACGTGCAGGAGGTGTTCGCCTTCGCCGAGCGGTTCGCCTCCGTCCTGGCGGCGGCCCGGCCGCCGGCCGCCCCCGCGTCGGCGGGCGCCGCGGATCCGGCCGAGGACGCCGAACTCACCACCACCGAGCTGATGGCCCGGCTGGAGGAACACCTGGGCCTGACCCGGGTGTTCGCCGCGCCCGACGGTTCGTGGCGGGTGATGGCCGACACCAGGTCCCCGCTCACCGCCTCGCCGCTGCACCGCAGCGTGTGGGTGAAACCGCTGCCCCGCAAGCGGCTCATCGCGACCCTGCGCCCGATGCGCCGCTACCTCCAGACGGCGGGCCTCGCGGGCAGCCGGACCGACATCGCCGAACTCTCCCGCACCGCCCTGGCCGCGGGCGTCACCCGCGTCACTCCGGTCGGCGCCATGCTGGAGAGCTACGCGGGCGAGCCGCACGACGGCGTGTACGCCCTCCAGCGCTACAGCCGTCGCGTCGCGGTCCAGGCGGACCCGGACCGCTTCGCCACCACCGCCTGCCTGGACGACCTGGCCCGCCCCGTCGTCCTGCCGCCCCCCGCGGGCCCGTTGCTGGGCAAGGAGGACGTCCAGGAGCGGGGCCACGACGAACTGGCCCGGTCCGACGCGGAGTTGTTCTTCCGCAGCGGCGGCAGCACCGGCGCCCCGGCCCTGTCGGTCTTCAGTTACGACGACTACGACACCCAGATGCACGCCGCGGCCCGCGGGCTGCTCGCCGCCGGGTACGACCCGGTCGGGGACCGTACCGCCAACCTCTTCTACTGCGGCGCCATGTACGGCAGCTTCATCAGCTTCTTCTCCGTACTGGAACGGCTCGGCGGGGTGCAACTGCCCCTGTCCGCGGGCCCCGACCACCGGGCGACGGCGCAGGCGCTGATCGACCACGGGGCCGACACCCTCTTCGGGATGCCCTCCTACCTGTGGCAGCTGCTGCACGCGGAGGCGGACGCGCTGCGCGCCTACGGCGGCCTACGCAAGGTCTTCTACGGCGGCGAGCACTTCACGGCGGAGCAACAGCGGGTGCTGAAGGCCGATTTCGGCATCGAGGTCATCCGCTCGATCACCTACGGCAGCACCGACCTCGGCCCGCTCGGCTACCAGTGCACCGAGAGTTCCGGCGGTGTCCACCACCTGCACGCCGACCTGCACACCCTGGAGATCCTGGACCTGGCCGAGGACCGGCCGGTGTCCCCGGGCGAGACGGGCCGGCTGGTCTTCACCACGCACGCCCGGCGCGGCCAGCAGCTGGGCCGGTACGTGATCGGCGACCTCGGCCGGGAACTCCCGGGCCGCTGCCCGTGCGGGCGGCACGCGCCGCGCTTCGAGCTGAAGGGGCGCACCGGCGACGTGATGCGGGTGGCGACGTACTTCCTCAACCTCCGCCGCTTCTTGTCGCTGGCCGAGGAAGAGGGCGGCCACCGGGGTGAGTTGCAGATCCGGCTCGACGCCACGGACGTACGCGAGCGGCTCACCGTACGCGTCGAGCGGACCGCGTCGACGGATCCGGAGCGGCTGCGGGAGGTCTTCCTGGCCGGGTACCCGGAGCTGCGCTCCGCGGTGGCGGAGCGGCTGCTGGACCTGCTGGTCGAGGCGGTCGACGGCCCGTCACTGGACCGCAGCCCGACCAGCGGCAAACTCCTCTCGGTGGTGGACGCGCGGTAG
- a CDS encoding GNAT family N-acetyltransferase: MSPTNTPVGAPAITPAITPVITPAVRADIAELRQLYYAVYGPHYPVALGTDPAEMARLIEDPHSLWLVGRCPTTGALTASAAIHGEAGSRIGRLEGIAVHPGHRSSGLAAALTGALCAGMLDSGRLDSVYATVRTVSAGPQRVVARNGFRPLGILPNAVDLRSRESLALYARHSAGVLDRRIPVTEVPAPLLPLLRTAGTALGIGYPGVRSTTGPLPEPAPQDEVERLELIEAPAFVHRRFREHFPGAEGWFYPLHTPNVLLTPADGRFEVYAYLNRAGGYCSLLTAHPDPAAAAAYLEPVTRALARAGAGYVEALVPLAQPEALSAFLAHGFVAGALYPAMRADGDGFHDYAVLSRSSERIDFRGVAVEPPLQPYLDCYASAWAAAHLPTPSEVAS, translated from the coding sequence GTGAGCCCCACCAACACGCCTGTCGGCGCCCCGGCCATCACCCCCGCCATCACCCCGGTCATCACGCCCGCCGTCCGCGCGGACATCGCCGAACTGCGCCAGCTCTACTACGCCGTCTACGGACCTCACTACCCCGTGGCCCTCGGCACCGACCCCGCCGAAATGGCGCGGCTCATCGAGGATCCGCACTCCCTGTGGCTCGTCGGCCGCTGCCCGACCACCGGGGCCCTGACCGCGTCCGCCGCCATCCACGGCGAGGCGGGCAGCCGGATCGGCCGCCTGGAGGGCATCGCCGTACATCCCGGGCACCGCTCATCGGGCCTGGCCGCCGCCCTGACCGGGGCGTTGTGCGCCGGGATGCTGGACTCGGGGCGGCTGGACTCGGTGTACGCGACCGTGCGCACCGTCAGCGCCGGACCGCAGCGCGTCGTCGCGCGCAACGGCTTCCGCCCGCTGGGCATCCTGCCCAACGCGGTGGATCTCCGCAGCCGCGAAAGCCTCGCACTCTACGCGCGTCACTCCGCCGGGGTGCTGGACCGGCGGATCCCCGTCACCGAAGTCCCGGCCCCGCTGCTGCCCTTGCTGCGCACCGCCGGGACCGCGCTCGGCATCGGCTACCCCGGGGTCCGGTCCACCACCGGACCGCTCCCGGAACCCGCACCCCAGGACGAGGTGGAGCGGCTGGAGTTGATCGAGGCTCCCGCCTTCGTGCACCGCCGCTTCCGCGAGCACTTCCCGGGCGCGGAGGGCTGGTTCTACCCGCTGCACACGCCGAACGTGCTCCTCACCCCCGCCGACGGCCGGTTCGAGGTGTACGCCTACCTCAACCGCGCCGGCGGCTACTGCTCCCTGCTGACCGCGCACCCCGACCCGGCCGCCGCGGCCGCGTACCTGGAACCCGTCACCCGGGCCCTGGCCCGCGCGGGCGCCGGATACGTCGAGGCCCTGGTCCCGCTCGCCCAGCCGGAGGCCCTCTCGGCCTTCCTGGCCCACGGGTTCGTCGCCGGGGCCCTCTACCCGGCGATGCGCGCGGACGGCGACGGCTTCCACGACTACGCCGTCCTGTCCCGCTCCAGCGAGCGGATCGACTTCCGCGGCGTCGCCGTCGAACCGCCCCTCCAGCCCTATCTGGACTGCTACGCCTCCGCCTGGGCGGCGGCGCACCTGCCCACACCATCCGAGGTTGCCTCATGA
- a CDS encoding LuxE/PaaK family acyltransferase yields the protein MNPHLAPVAVPDPALLPHVQQLCDLTDPYAFGPAEDALFAAAMAETNAWHTGRSPFFRSLYEATPPAEPYRAPLVHANFFKRHEVLSVPREDVELHLTSSGTTGQKSQMFFDHWTIRSAQRMVARIFEHNGWITPDQEVNYLLYSYEPAPSLNLGTAFTDNYLCDFAPARSVEYALRNTGGDHEFDPFGCIAALRRFEREDAPVRILGFPAFLFFTLERMRAMGLPPLRLPEGSLVVLGGGWKGHADRRIGKEELYARVTEQLGIPGERIRDTFGSVEHCIPYIECDHHRLHAPVWSRVTIRSTRTLEPLPYGERGYLHLVSPYITSVPAQSVVMGDLASLQPGEACGCALKTPWFTVHGRAGVSRNRSCAVAAAELMKGMA from the coding sequence ATGAACCCCCATCTCGCGCCGGTCGCCGTACCCGACCCGGCCCTCCTGCCGCACGTACAGCAGCTGTGCGACCTGACCGACCCGTACGCCTTCGGGCCCGCCGAGGACGCGCTGTTCGCCGCCGCCATGGCGGAGACGAACGCCTGGCACACCGGGCGTTCCCCCTTCTTCCGTTCGCTGTACGAGGCCACTCCCCCGGCGGAGCCCTACCGCGCGCCGCTGGTCCACGCGAACTTCTTCAAGCGGCACGAGGTGCTCTCCGTACCGCGCGAGGACGTCGAACTGCACCTGACCTCCTCCGGCACCACCGGCCAGAAGTCGCAGATGTTCTTCGACCACTGGACGATCCGCTCCGCGCAGCGCATGGTCGCCCGGATCTTCGAGCACAACGGCTGGATCACCCCGGACCAGGAGGTCAACTACCTCCTGTACAGCTATGAACCGGCCCCCTCGCTGAACCTGGGGACCGCCTTCACCGACAACTACCTGTGCGATTTCGCCCCGGCGCGCAGCGTCGAGTACGCGCTGCGCAACACCGGCGGCGACCACGAGTTCGACCCCTTCGGCTGCATCGCCGCGCTGCGCCGCTTCGAGCGGGAGGACGCCCCGGTGCGCATCCTCGGCTTCCCCGCCTTCCTCTTCTTCACCCTGGAGCGGATGCGGGCGATGGGGCTGCCTCCGCTGCGCCTGCCCGAGGGCTCCCTCGTCGTCCTCGGCGGCGGCTGGAAGGGGCACGCCGACCGGCGCATCGGCAAGGAGGAGCTGTACGCCCGGGTGACCGAGCAGCTCGGCATCCCGGGCGAGCGGATCCGGGACACCTTCGGCTCGGTGGAGCACTGCATCCCGTACATCGAGTGCGACCACCACCGGTTGCACGCCCCCGTCTGGTCCCGGGTGACGATCCGCTCCACCCGCACGCTGGAGCCGCTGCCGTACGGGGAGCGGGGCTACCTGCACCTGGTGTCGCCGTACATCACCTCGGTACCGGCGCAGAGCGTGGTCATGGGCGACCTGGCCTCCCTCCAGCCCGGCGAGGCCTGCGGCTGCGCACTGAAGACCCCCTGGTTCACCGTCCACGGCCGTGCCGGGGTGAGCCGCAACCGCAGCTGCGCGGTGGCCGCAGCGGAACTGATGAAGGGCATGGCGTGA
- a CDS encoding TetR/AcrR family transcriptional regulator, with product MGGAQERPLRADAARNRARLLDVATEVFTTRGISVPTEEIARTAGVGVGTLFRHFPTKEALLEAVMVRRLEAMAAETGRLAAGADPAEAFFACFRLVVEQSEGKNEFAQALAAAGVDVHASLQGPTMEIKAALAGLLTGAQRAGAVRPELGMPEFLALLAGTGRAMEQLGADPQPRERVFGVVFDGLRPR from the coding sequence ATGGGTGGCGCTCAGGAGCGTCCGCTGAGGGCGGACGCGGCGCGCAACCGGGCCAGGCTGCTGGATGTCGCCACGGAGGTGTTCACCACCCGCGGCATCAGCGTGCCGACCGAGGAGATCGCGCGCACCGCCGGCGTCGGGGTCGGCACGCTCTTCCGGCACTTCCCGACCAAGGAAGCGCTGCTGGAAGCGGTCATGGTGCGCAGGCTGGAGGCGATGGCGGCCGAAACGGGGCGGCTGGCCGCGGGCGCCGATCCGGCCGAGGCCTTCTTCGCCTGCTTCCGCCTGGTGGTGGAACAGTCCGAGGGCAAGAACGAGTTCGCCCAGGCGCTCGCCGCCGCCGGGGTGGACGTGCACGCGTCCCTGCAGGGGCCGACCATGGAGATCAAGGCCGCGCTGGCCGGTCTGCTGACCGGCGCGCAACGGGCGGGAGCGGTCCGCCCGGAGCTGGGCATGCCGGAGTTCCTCGCCCTGCTGGCCGGGACCGGCAGGGCGATGGAACAGCTCGGCGCGGATCCGCAGCCCCGGGAGCGCGTCTTCGGTGTCGTGTTCGACGGGCTGCGGCCGCGCTGA
- a CDS encoding nuclear transport factor 2 family protein: MSHTLSPREVFQKLIDGIGAGRYTELADLYAEDAVVETVFEPVGPRRFEGRSVLRERFALVAEHSPVELTPANVVVRETDDPEVIVAEFDYRVHHRVSGRRFEAANIQVLRVRDGLIVSSRDYHDHLALAVAGGRLPQLVEALQGP; this comes from the coding sequence ATGTCCCACACACTGTCGCCGCGCGAGGTCTTCCAGAAACTGATCGACGGCATCGGTGCCGGGCGGTACACGGAGCTGGCCGACCTCTACGCCGAGGACGCCGTCGTGGAGACCGTCTTCGAGCCGGTCGGACCGCGCCGCTTCGAAGGACGCTCGGTCCTCCGGGAGCGGTTCGCGCTGGTCGCGGAGCACTCGCCGGTGGAGCTGACCCCGGCGAACGTGGTCGTCCGGGAGACCGACGACCCGGAGGTGATCGTCGCCGAGTTCGACTACCGGGTGCACCACCGGGTGAGCGGGCGCCGGTTCGAGGCCGCCAACATCCAGGTGCTGCGGGTCCGCGACGGCCTGATCGTCAGCAGCCGGGACTACCACGACCACCTCGCGCTCGCCGTGGCCGGCGGCCGGCTGCCCCAGCTGGTGGAGGCGCTCCAGGGCCCGTGA